A genomic segment from Candidatus Baltobacteraceae bacterium encodes:
- a CDS encoding sulfate ABC transporter substrate-binding protein: protein MKRFAFLTAAALLAASLGSLQPVRAAGATILNVSYDPTRELYEEYNAAFAAYWKKKTGQTVTVQQSNGGSGKQARAVIDGLQADIVTLALAYDIDAISQKAGLLPANWQSRLPDNSTPYTSTIVFLVRQGNPKHVKDWDDLVRPGVSVITPNPKTSGGARWNFLAAWAYALSRPGGSQTSARDFVAKLYKNVPVLDSGARGSTTTFVERGLGDVEIAWESDAFLAVNQLGKGKFEIVAPSQSILAEPPVALVDKIVDSKGTRSVAQAYLQYLYSPQGQEIIAKHYYRPRLAAVAKKYANVFPHIKLVTIDKVFGGWQKAQKAFFADGAIFDQIYQPGQ from the coding sequence ATGAAGAGATTCGCTTTTCTCACGGCTGCGGCGCTGCTGGCAGCGAGCCTCGGCTCCTTGCAGCCGGTGCGCGCGGCCGGCGCAACCATTCTCAACGTGTCGTACGATCCGACGCGCGAACTCTACGAGGAGTACAACGCCGCGTTCGCGGCCTACTGGAAGAAGAAGACCGGCCAGACCGTCACGGTCCAGCAATCCAACGGCGGCTCCGGCAAACAAGCCCGTGCCGTCATCGACGGATTGCAAGCCGACATCGTGACCTTAGCGCTGGCGTACGACATCGATGCAATCTCGCAAAAGGCGGGGCTGCTGCCGGCCAACTGGCAGTCGCGCCTGCCCGACAACAGCACGCCGTATACGTCAACGATCGTCTTTCTCGTTCGGCAGGGTAACCCCAAGCACGTCAAAGATTGGGACGATCTCGTACGTCCCGGCGTTTCGGTGATTACGCCGAATCCGAAAACCTCAGGAGGGGCTCGCTGGAACTTCTTGGCGGCTTGGGCGTACGCGCTGAGTCGACCGGGCGGCAGCCAAACGTCGGCGCGCGATTTCGTCGCGAAACTGTATAAGAACGTTCCCGTTTTAGATTCTGGCGCCCGTGGTTCCACAACGACCTTTGTGGAACGGGGTCTCGGCGACGTGGAAATCGCCTGGGAGAGCGATGCGTTTTTGGCCGTAAACCAACTCGGCAAAGGCAAGTTCGAAATCGTGGCGCCGTCGCAGAGCATCTTGGCAGAGCCGCCGGTCGCGCTCGTCGACAAAATCGTCGATTCCAAAGGGACGCGCTCGGTCGCGCAAGCCTACCTGCAATACCTGTACTCGCCCCAAGGGCAGGAGATCATCGCCAAGCACTATTATCGCCCCCGGCTTGCGGCGGTTGCAAAGAAGTATGCAAACGTCTTCCCTCACATCAAGCTCGTAACGATCGACAAGGTCTTCGGCGGCTGGCAGAAAGCTCAGAAGGCCTTCTTCGCCGACGGCGCGATCTTCGACCAAATTTACCAACCGGGCCAGTGA
- the pstB gene encoding phosphate ABC transporter ATP-binding protein PstB produces the protein MTSAQELPNVSMEAKLNVDSLDIHYGSFHAIKNASLRMRENRVTALIGPSGCGKSTFIRALNRMHDLTPGARVTGSVKLDGQDIYAPDVDPVTVRHRIGMVFQRPNPFPKPIFENVVYGPRIHGERDQKRLMEICERSLRRAALWDEVKDRLERSALDLSGGQQQRLCIARCLAVDPEVILMDEPASALDPIATSKIEDLIETLKKEFTVVIVTHSMQQAARMSDYTAFFLLGDLVESDTTASIFTKPRDKRTEDYITGRFG, from the coding sequence ATGACCTCCGCTCAGGAGCTTCCGAACGTTTCGATGGAGGCTAAGCTCAACGTCGACTCGCTCGACATTCATTACGGAAGCTTTCACGCGATCAAAAACGCGTCGTTGCGCATGCGCGAAAACCGCGTGACGGCGTTGATCGGCCCGTCCGGATGCGGTAAGTCGACGTTCATTCGCGCGCTCAATCGCATGCACGATCTCACGCCGGGAGCTCGCGTTACCGGCAGCGTGAAGCTCGACGGTCAAGACATCTACGCACCCGACGTCGACCCGGTTACCGTTCGTCACCGGATCGGCATGGTGTTTCAACGGCCCAACCCGTTTCCCAAACCGATTTTCGAAAACGTCGTGTACGGTCCGCGCATTCACGGCGAGCGCGATCAGAAACGCTTGATGGAGATCTGCGAACGCAGTCTGCGCCGCGCCGCGTTGTGGGACGAAGTCAAGGATCGTCTCGAACGTTCGGCGCTCGATCTCTCCGGCGGACAACAGCAGCGTTTGTGCATCGCGCGCTGTCTTGCCGTCGATCCGGAAGTGATTCTGATGGACGAGCCGGCTTCGGCGCTCGATCCGATCGCCACCAGCAAAATCGAAGACCTCATCGAAACGCTCAAGAAAGAGTTTACGGTCGTCATCGTGACGCACTCGATGCAGCAGGCGGCGCGCATGAGCGATTACACCGCGTTCTTCTTACTGGGAGATTTGGTCGAAAGCGACACGACGGCGTCGATCTTTACTAAACCCCGCGACAAACGAACCGAAGACTACATCACCGGCCGCTTCGGCTAG
- a CDS encoding ATP-binding protein, whose amino-acid sequence MTEYAWALPAVTAALGIVAGVLLGRALMPPAASRPAAELPAPPVHAPMPSDTPFVRLVRALPIGVIIVDRRRHVDFANPAAATIFGFDVNRAVGAHVIEAIQNVELESRIADALAGEGSVAPLMLTGTQGQRVFRVSVYPVVGEEQTPTPQRVVVFADDQTALVRLDRARKEFLSNVSHELRTPLSSIKLMLETVLEAPDEEARDLFLPQALGQVDRLTALVGQLLEQARAESGQLKLELREIDLEEVVSPILSSFEPQAANKGISLELVTLRPVRVEADPARLSQVFVNLVDNALRHTNAGGRVKIELDAHGSDAFVRVRDTGEGIPYRDLPHIFERFYVVDRSRTRESGGAGLGLAIVKGIVDAHGGAISAESMLGRGTAFTIRLPIMRIKREA is encoded by the coding sequence ATGACCGAGTATGCCTGGGCGTTGCCGGCAGTGACCGCAGCGCTCGGTATCGTTGCGGGCGTTCTACTCGGACGCGCGTTGATGCCGCCCGCGGCTTCACGCCCCGCGGCAGAGCTGCCGGCACCGCCGGTGCACGCGCCGATGCCCTCGGATACGCCTTTCGTCCGCTTGGTGCGCGCGCTGCCGATCGGCGTCATTATCGTCGACCGGCGCCGTCACGTCGATTTCGCCAATCCGGCAGCGGCAACGATCTTCGGCTTCGACGTCAACCGCGCGGTCGGCGCGCACGTCATCGAAGCGATTCAAAACGTCGAGCTGGAAAGCCGCATCGCCGACGCGCTCGCGGGCGAAGGTTCGGTCGCGCCGCTGATGCTCACCGGTACGCAAGGACAGCGCGTCTTTCGCGTATCGGTGTATCCGGTCGTCGGCGAGGAGCAAACGCCCACGCCGCAGCGCGTCGTCGTCTTCGCCGACGATCAAACCGCGCTCGTGCGGCTCGATCGGGCTCGTAAAGAGTTTCTCTCCAACGTTTCGCACGAGCTGCGTACGCCGTTGTCGTCGATCAAGCTCATGCTCGAGACGGTACTGGAGGCGCCCGACGAAGAGGCGCGCGACCTGTTTTTACCGCAAGCGCTCGGGCAAGTCGACCGGCTCACGGCGCTCGTGGGTCAACTGCTCGAACAAGCGCGCGCGGAGTCGGGCCAGCTCAAGCTCGAGCTGCGCGAAATCGATCTCGAAGAGGTCGTAAGCCCGATCCTTTCGTCGTTCGAACCGCAAGCTGCAAACAAAGGCATCTCGCTCGAGCTCGTGACCTTGCGGCCGGTTCGCGTCGAAGCCGATCCCGCCCGGCTGTCGCAAGTGTTCGTGAATCTCGTCGACAACGCGCTGCGCCACACCAACGCGGGCGGCCGCGTAAAAATCGAGCTCGACGCGCACGGAAGCGATGCCTTCGTTCGCGTCCGCGATACCGGCGAAGGCATTCCGTACCGCGATCTCCCGCACATCTTCGAGCGGTTTTACGTGGTCGATCGATCCCGCACGCGTGAAAGCGGCGGAGCCGGGCTCGGTCTGGCGATCGTCAAAGGCATCGTCGACGCGCACGGCGGTGCGATTTCGGCCGAATCGATGCTCGGACGCGGAACCGCGTTTACGATTCGCTTGCCGATCATGCGGATCAAGCGCGAAGCTTAA
- a CDS encoding response regulator transcription factor, with the protein MKSTRGAFVKSPDFNKKILVVDDESAILQTLRFNLERSGYAVVTASDGRSAIAMAQREQPDLVVLDIMLPVLDGIEACKEIRKFSSVPIIMLTAKDQEIDKVLALELGADDYVTKPFALHEFLARVKARLRRPAPIQSGHDEAIALGEITLDPSRQQLTVRGKEVSLAPKEFALLRVLMENNGRVVTRQTLLDKVWGYDFEGEQQTVSVHIRWLREKIEEDSRTPRHILTVRSRGYMFKA; encoded by the coding sequence ATGAAGTCGACGCGGGGCGCGTTCGTCAAAAGCCCGGATTTCAATAAGAAAATCCTGGTCGTCGACGACGAGTCGGCCATTCTGCAGACCCTGCGATTCAATCTCGAGCGCAGCGGATACGCCGTCGTGACGGCAAGTGACGGCCGCAGCGCGATCGCTATGGCGCAGCGCGAGCAGCCCGACTTGGTGGTGCTCGACATCATGCTTCCGGTGCTCGACGGCATCGAAGCGTGCAAAGAAATTCGCAAGTTCAGCTCCGTGCCGATCATCATGCTTACCGCGAAAGATCAGGAGATCGACAAGGTTCTCGCGCTCGAGCTCGGGGCCGACGATTACGTCACCAAGCCGTTCGCGCTGCACGAGTTCCTGGCGCGCGTGAAAGCGCGTTTGCGCCGGCCCGCGCCGATTCAATCCGGACACGACGAAGCGATAGCGCTCGGGGAGATCACGCTCGATCCTTCGCGTCAGCAACTGACCGTTCGCGGTAAGGAAGTGTCCTTGGCGCCCAAGGAGTTCGCGCTCTTGCGAGTGCTGATGGAGAATAACGGGCGCGTCGTGACGCGCCAAACGTTGCTCGATAAGGTTTGGGGCTACGACTTTGAGGGCGAGCAGCAAACGGTCAGCGTGCACATTCGCTGGCTGCGCGAAAAAATAGAAGAAGACTCGCGGACACCGCGGCACATTCTGACCGTGCGCAGCCGCGGGTATATGTTCAAAGCGTAG
- a CDS encoding NAD(P)-dependent oxidoreductase, with protein sequence MDRRVGFVGLGAMGEPMARTLRRAGFAVTASAHRRREALDRLRGDGVIEAADPAAVASASDTVVICVPDAPQVEEVLFGERGFAAGAQPGATAIDMSTISPVASRTFSSRLAERGLRFVDAPVSGGPVRAADGTLAIMVGASPGDFAHVEPILKAMGTPHHLGPVGMGETVKLVNQIIIANTMIANVEGLVFAQRAGADLDAVCKVLASATASNYVLERWLPKTWLAGTFDGGFALDLLRKDIAAALDTAKATSYPMPATALAYQLYTLRSSEGDGALDYSAIAKSYERTVGDEVDAGRVRQKPGFQ encoded by the coding sequence GTGGATCGACGTGTCGGGTTTGTCGGATTAGGCGCCATGGGCGAACCCATGGCGCGAACCTTGCGACGGGCCGGCTTTGCGGTCACCGCGTCGGCTCATCGCCGTCGCGAAGCCCTCGACCGCCTCCGCGGCGACGGCGTCATCGAAGCGGCCGATCCGGCCGCGGTTGCATCGGCGAGCGATACGGTCGTCATCTGCGTACCCGACGCGCCGCAGGTCGAAGAGGTACTTTTCGGCGAGCGGGGGTTTGCGGCCGGCGCGCAGCCGGGCGCCACGGCGATCGACATGTCGACCATTTCCCCGGTTGCGTCGCGTACGTTTTCGAGCCGGCTCGCCGAGCGCGGCCTGCGGTTCGTCGACGCGCCGGTGAGCGGCGGACCGGTGCGCGCCGCCGACGGAACGCTCGCCATCATGGTCGGCGCATCACCCGGCGACTTCGCGCACGTCGAACCGATCCTCAAGGCGATGGGGACGCCGCACCACCTCGGACCCGTTGGAATGGGAGAAACAGTCAAGCTCGTTAACCAGATCATTATCGCCAATACGATGATCGCGAATGTCGAAGGTCTGGTCTTCGCGCAGCGGGCGGGCGCCGATTTGGACGCCGTGTGCAAAGTTCTTGCGTCGGCAACCGCTTCCAACTATGTGCTGGAGCGGTGGCTGCCGAAGACCTGGCTGGCCGGCACCTTCGACGGCGGCTTTGCGCTCGATCTGCTGCGCAAAGACATCGCGGCGGCGCTCGATACGGCAAAGGCTACGAGCTACCCAATGCCCGCAACCGCGCTGGCGTACCAACTTTACACTCTTCGCTCCTCAGAGGGAGACGGAGCGCTGGATTACAGCGCTATAGCAAAATCGTATGAACGGACAGTTGGAGATGAAGTCGACGCGGGGCGCGTTCGTCAAAAGCCCGGATTTCAATAA
- a CDS encoding NifU family protein, whose product MGRRGLDGVAHARFDEGIRPITHIEERVNAALDKVRPGIAADGGEVWLIKVEGGVAYVQMLGACGGCPASTMTLKGAIETIVRADVPEITEVLEI is encoded by the coding sequence ATGGGACGACGCGGTCTCGATGGCGTCGCGCATGCACGATTTGATGAAGGGATACGGCCAATAACGCACATCGAGGAGCGCGTAAACGCAGCGCTCGATAAGGTCCGTCCCGGCATTGCGGCCGACGGCGGTGAAGTCTGGCTCATTAAAGTCGAAGGGGGAGTCGCCTACGTGCAGATGCTCGGCGCGTGCGGTGGCTGCCCGGCCTCCACGATGACGCTCAAAGGCGCGATCGAAACGATCGTACGAGCCGACGTTCCTGAGATTACCGAAGTACTCGAGATCTAA
- a CDS encoding methyltransferase domain-containing protein, producing MNDATLREALVSQLRRNGAVRTEPVAAAIRSVPRHRFVPGMSMSQAYADHAVAIKTLDDEVVSSISQPGMIAQMLELLVPRRGDAVLEVGTGSGYNAALLAELVGRSGSITTLELDADLAERAGAILDELGYGNVTVVAADASSYPLQPQHYDGVAITARSDDIAAAWWRTLRDGGRMVIPLRLESAGEYAVGFERRGDALHSIGAHPCAFIAIRGEAGTAAEGDVFYRDPERDAKVCVRRVSEVLAVRREDATPELLDRADVVIARPVSIFAVTFA from the coding sequence ATGAACGACGCAACCCTGCGCGAGGCGCTCGTCTCGCAGCTTCGGCGAAACGGCGCGGTGCGTACCGAGCCGGTCGCCGCCGCCATCCGCTCGGTGCCGCGACACCGCTTCGTGCCGGGCATGTCGATGAGCCAAGCCTATGCCGACCACGCGGTTGCCATCAAAACGCTCGACGACGAAGTGGTCTCCTCAATCTCGCAGCCCGGCATGATCGCGCAGATGCTCGAGCTGCTCGTGCCGCGCCGCGGCGACGCCGTCTTGGAAGTCGGCACGGGCAGCGGCTACAACGCCGCGCTGTTGGCCGAGCTCGTCGGCCGAAGCGGCAGCATCACGACGCTCGAGCTTGATGCCGACCTAGCCGAACGCGCCGGCGCGATACTCGACGAGCTGGGCTACGGCAACGTTACCGTCGTTGCCGCCGACGCATCGTCGTATCCGCTCCAGCCCCAGCATTACGACGGCGTCGCGATCACGGCACGCAGCGACGACATTGCGGCGGCGTGGTGGCGGACGCTGCGCGACGGAGGGCGCATGGTGATACCCCTGCGTTTGGAGAGCGCTGGGGAGTATGCGGTAGGATTCGAACGGCGCGGCGACGCGCTGCACAGCATCGGCGCGCATCCATGCGCCTTCATCGCCATTCGCGGAGAGGCCGGCACCGCTGCCGAGGGCGACGTTTTCTATCGCGATCCCGAACGCGACGCTAAGGTTTGCGTGCGCCGCGTCAGCGAAGTGCTGGCCGTTCGGCGCGAAGATGCGACGCCGGAATTGCTCGACCGAGCCGACGTCGTCATCGCACGGCCGGTTTCGATCTTCGCTGTGACGTTTGCCTAG
- a CDS encoding ferredoxin family protein: MAYVITEPCIGTKDKSCVDVCPVDCIHGKDEDDMLYIDPEVCIDCGACVSACPVEAIYADSDLPEQYNKYTAINADYFKKS, encoded by the coding sequence ATGGCTTATGTCATCACCGAACCGTGTATTGGAACCAAGGATAAGTCGTGCGTGGACGTGTGTCCCGTCGACTGCATTCACGGCAAAGATGAAGACGATATGCTCTACATCGATCCGGAAGTCTGCATCGACTGCGGAGCCTGTGTCTCCGCCTGTCCCGTCGAGGCGATTTACGCCGACTCGGACTTGCCCGAGCAGTACAACAAGTACACGGCAATCAACGCAGACTACTTCAAAAAGTCCTGA
- a CDS encoding GlsB/YeaQ/YmgE family stress response membrane protein, with translation MGILAWIVFGLIVGLVARWIVPGEGPGGIIGDIIVGIIGAFVGGFLYSLFGHVGVTGFNIASMVCALIGAVVLLWLIRAIRGRPAV, from the coding sequence ATGGGTATTCTTGCGTGGATCGTCTTCGGACTCATCGTGGGCTTGGTAGCCCGGTGGATCGTGCCGGGCGAGGGCCCGGGGGGCATCATCGGGGACATTATCGTGGGCATCATCGGTGCGTTCGTCGGCGGCTTCCTCTATAGTCTGTTCGGGCACGTGGGCGTGACGGGATTCAATATAGCGAGTATGGTCTGCGCGCTCATCGGTGCGGTCGTGCTACTCTGGCTCATACGCGCGATCCGCGGCCGGCCCGCCGTCTAA
- a CDS encoding SIMPL domain-containing protein has translation MKRLAAAMALLVLLGALPAPAAAPAEITVSGNGTVTLPPDLATVDATVETNAESINDAISENNARYERVVAALGRAGIARTDVTLSNYNVNYNPKPKFVRPNDEQRYGYTVNRSFSVKVHRIAMAGQAIDACTSNGATAVNDVGFTIANPVPARDRAISLAVANAREVALKIAGAAGLRIAGIKSMDYGGGPIEPQTIVMARAMPAPAPTPPTELDQSNVSVTVNVNVVFLAVP, from the coding sequence ATGAAACGTTTGGCAGCCGCAATGGCCCTGCTCGTCCTCCTGGGCGCCCTGCCCGCACCTGCGGCGGCGCCCGCGGAAATCACGGTCAGCGGAAACGGAACCGTTACGCTTCCGCCCGACCTGGCGACCGTGGACGCGACCGTTGAAACCAATGCCGAGAGCATCAACGACGCCATCTCCGAAAACAACGCGCGGTACGAGCGCGTGGTTGCGGCACTAGGCCGCGCGGGAATCGCGCGTACCGACGTTACGCTCTCGAACTACAACGTCAACTACAATCCCAAACCCAAGTTCGTGCGGCCCAACGACGAACAGCGTTACGGCTACACGGTCAATCGCTCGTTTAGCGTGAAAGTGCACCGCATCGCAATGGCCGGACAAGCCATCGACGCTTGCACGTCAAACGGCGCGACCGCCGTTAACGACGTCGGCTTCACCATCGCCAATCCGGTGCCGGCACGCGATCGCGCCATTTCCCTGGCCGTTGCCAACGCCCGCGAGGTAGCCCTGAAAATCGCCGGCGCGGCGGGACTGCGTATCGCCGGCATTAAGAGCATGGATTACGGCGGCGGACCGATCGAGCCGCAAACGATCGTGATGGCGCGAGCCATGCCGGCGCCCGCCCCAACCCCGCCGACCGAGCTCGATCAGTCGAACGTCAGCGTGACCGTCAACGTCAACGTCGTCTTCCTGGCCGTGCCGTAG
- a CDS encoding ATP-dependent Clp protease ATP-binding subunit, which translates to MSAKTCESCGQRPATTFEGARGICAGCAQRHALTSALPFFGAAIAAAGLIAGSALLAERMQRQNEGGNTPLDELSKRLRGGTPTLANYSRDLTELARNGKLDPVIGRDEEIDRVVSILARRSKNNPVLVGEPGVGKTAVVEGLAQRIVAGKCPVALRNKRVLALSLGPLVAGTKYRGEFEGRVKRIVDEVKRATRDVILFIDELHTLVGAGAAEGALDLSSMIKPELARGDLQCIGATTFDEYRKYVESDAALERRFQPVMVEEPTIEQTMEILRGLRDGYARHHRVTITEEAIEAAAQLSARYIADRFLPDKAIDLMDEAAASVALQNKGAVEFPAVTADHVAGVVTRWTGIPQASLSESQANALLDLERVLAKRVVGQERAIASVSDAIRRARAGLHDPRKPLGSFLFKGPSGVGKTELAKALAEALFGSEAALVRVDLSEFTEAHSASRLLGAPPGYAGHDEPGQLTEPVRRRPYCVVLFDELEKAHPDVAAILLQILDDGRVTDAKGRTIDFRHTLIILTTNLEDDEVSFSLRPELLNRIDDVVSFAELRLPQIEAIVTIHVDALASRLGARNVTLRLSDEAKSYLARVSMAAGSGARYVARTVSHYVSTPLSTSILRGELREGGCADVTLDGDELRVKAA; encoded by the coding sequence ATGAGCGCAAAGACTTGTGAAAGCTGCGGGCAACGGCCCGCTACGACGTTTGAGGGCGCGCGCGGAATCTGTGCCGGCTGCGCGCAACGCCACGCGCTGACGAGCGCACTTCCGTTTTTCGGGGCGGCAATCGCCGCCGCCGGTCTCATCGCCGGCAGCGCGCTGCTGGCCGAACGCATGCAGCGTCAAAACGAGGGCGGAAACACGCCGCTCGACGAGCTGAGCAAGCGTTTGCGCGGCGGTACGCCGACCTTGGCGAACTATTCGCGCGATCTCACCGAACTGGCGCGCAACGGAAAACTCGATCCCGTCATCGGGCGCGATGAAGAAATCGATCGCGTCGTCTCCATTCTCGCGCGCCGCAGCAAGAACAATCCGGTTCTCGTCGGCGAACCGGGCGTCGGCAAGACGGCCGTGGTCGAAGGACTCGCGCAGCGAATCGTGGCCGGGAAGTGTCCGGTCGCCTTGCGCAACAAGCGGGTGCTGGCGCTCTCGCTCGGCCCGCTGGTCGCCGGCACGAAGTATCGCGGTGAGTTCGAAGGCCGTGTCAAACGCATCGTCGACGAAGTCAAACGTGCGACGCGCGACGTGATTCTGTTTATCGACGAGCTGCACACGCTCGTCGGCGCCGGAGCCGCCGAAGGCGCGCTCGATTTGAGCTCGATGATCAAGCCGGAACTCGCGCGCGGCGATCTGCAGTGTATCGGGGCCACGACGTTCGACGAGTACCGCAAGTACGTCGAGTCCGATGCCGCGCTCGAACGGCGCTTCCAACCCGTAATGGTCGAGGAGCCCACCATCGAACAAACGATGGAAATTTTGCGGGGATTGCGCGATGGTTACGCGCGCCATCACCGTGTCACGATTACCGAGGAGGCGATCGAGGCCGCCGCCCAGTTGTCGGCGCGCTACATCGCGGACCGGTTCTTGCCCGACAAGGCGATCGACCTCATGGACGAAGCCGCTGCATCGGTTGCGCTGCAAAACAAAGGCGCCGTCGAGTTCCCCGCGGTCACCGCCGATCACGTGGCGGGGGTCGTCACGCGCTGGACAGGAATCCCGCAGGCTTCGTTGAGCGAATCGCAGGCCAACGCACTGCTCGATTTGGAACGCGTGCTTGCCAAGCGCGTCGTCGGACAGGAACGCGCCATCGCGTCGGTCAGCGACGCGATTCGCCGCGCTCGCGCGGGGTTGCACGACCCGCGCAAGCCCTTGGGAAGCTTTCTGTTCAAGGGTCCCAGCGGCGTCGGAAAAACGGAACTGGCCAAAGCGCTCGCCGAGGCGCTGTTTGGCAGCGAGGCGGCCCTCGTTCGGGTCGACCTATCGGAGTTCACCGAAGCCCATTCCGCTTCGCGTTTGCTCGGCGCGCCCCCGGGATACGCCGGCCACGACGAGCCCGGACAGCTGACCGAACCGGTGCGCCGCCGTCCGTATTGCGTCGTGCTGTTCGACGAGCTGGAGAAAGCGCACCCCGACGTTGCGGCCATCCTTCTGCAGATCCTCGACGACGGACGAGTAACCGACGCGAAGGGACGCACCATCGATTTTCGCCACACGCTCATCATTCTCACCACGAATCTCGAGGACGACGAGGTCTCGTTCTCGCTGCGTCCGGAGCTGCTCAACCGCATCGACGACGTGGTGTCGTTCGCCGAGCTGCGCTTGCCGCAGATCGAAGCGATCGTTACGATTCACGTCGACGCCCTCGCGAGCCGGCTCGGCGCGCGTAACGTGACGTTACGATTGAGCGACGAAGCGAAAAGCTACTTAGCTCGCGTTTCGATGGCAGCCGGAAGCGGTGCGCGCTACGTCGCGCGTACCGTCTCGCACTACGTCTCGACGCCGCTCTCCACGTCGATATTGCGAGGCGAGCTGCGCGAAGGCGGCTGCGCCGACGTCACGCTCGACGGCGACGAACTCCGAGTAAAGGCGGCCTGA
- a CDS encoding alkaline phosphatase family protein, with translation MPRTFHLLSACSLIALSACNAASTFSPPNARSAAFSYGPAAATASSRLKHVVIIIQENRSFDNLFHGFKGATYATFGKTSTAGKVPLHAISLSGVDVAHHWNDAMTSWDHGAMDGFDKLLLANGQKASAYPYAYVAPKYIAPYWTMASRYVLADHMFPTMFGPSFTGHLDLIAGTTNLNPSSAEVDNPSASPWGCDAPSGTFTYVLNVARVISRGPFPCFTQFHTLADVLDDAHVSWRYYAPPVSSPNGGIWSEFDAIHNVRYGSDWKNVISPQTRVITDAQSGNLPSVAWVVPDAVDSDHESQNDNGGPSWVAAVVNAIGRSRDWKSTAIVVVWDDWGGWYDSVPPPQRDFRGLGIRVPCIVISPYAKAHYVSHTVYEFGSIVRLVKEVFGLSPLGTRGAGYTDTRAASMLDSFNFNRKPRPFHVIPATQPASFFLRQAPSYQLPDEE, from the coding sequence ATGCCCCGGACCTTCCATCTGCTGAGCGCGTGCTCGCTCATCGCGCTGAGTGCGTGCAACGCTGCGTCGACCTTTTCACCGCCCAACGCGCGGTCCGCCGCATTTTCCTACGGGCCGGCGGCGGCGACCGCTTCGAGCCGTCTCAAGCACGTCGTCATCATCATTCAGGAAAATCGCAGCTTCGATAATCTCTTCCACGGATTCAAAGGCGCCACGTACGCGACATTCGGTAAAACCAGCACCGCCGGCAAGGTGCCGCTGCACGCGATCTCGCTAAGCGGTGTCGACGTCGCGCACCATTGGAACGACGCCATGACGTCGTGGGATCATGGGGCGATGGACGGCTTCGATAAGTTGCTGCTGGCCAACGGCCAAAAGGCGAGCGCCTATCCGTACGCGTACGTCGCGCCGAAATACATCGCGCCGTACTGGACCATGGCATCGCGATACGTCCTTGCGGACCACATGTTCCCGACGATGTTCGGTCCCAGTTTTACGGGACACCTCGATCTGATCGCCGGTACGACCAACCTCAATCCCTCGAGCGCGGAAGTCGACAACCCCAGCGCGTCACCGTGGGGCTGCGACGCTCCGTCGGGAACGTTTACCTACGTGCTCAACGTTGCGCGGGTCATATCGCGCGGGCCGTTTCCATGTTTCACGCAGTTTCACACATTAGCCGACGTGCTGGACGACGCGCACGTTTCGTGGCGCTATTACGCGCCGCCCGTGAGCTCGCCCAACGGCGGCATTTGGTCGGAGTTTGACGCCATCCACAACGTGCGCTACGGAAGCGATTGGAAGAACGTCATCTCACCGCAAACCCGGGTCATCACCGACGCGCAGAGCGGAAATCTACCCTCGGTGGCGTGGGTCGTTCCCGACGCGGTCGATTCCGACCACGAGAGCCAAAACGACAATGGCGGACCGTCTTGGGTGGCGGCCGTCGTGAACGCGATCGGTCGAAGCCGCGACTGGAAGTCGACCGCAATCGTCGTCGTTTGGGACGACTGGGGCGGATGGTACGACAGCGTGCCGCCGCCGCAGCGCGACTTTCGCGGACTCGGCATACGCGTGCCCTGCATCGTCATTTCGCCGTACGCAAAGGCGCATTACGTGTCGCACACGGTGTACGAGTTTGGAAGCATCGTCCGGCTCGTAAAAGAAGTCTTCGGTTTGTCGCCGTTGGGAACGCGCGGCGCAGGCTACACCGATACGCGCGCCGCCAGCATGTTGGACAGCTTCAACTTCAACCGAAAACCGCGCCCGTTCCACGTGATTCCCGCAACGCAGCCGGCGTCGTTCTTCCTCCGTCAGGCGCCGTCATATCAACTGCCTGACGAAGAGTAA